One window of Mediterraneibacter butyricigenes genomic DNA carries:
- a CDS encoding ABC transporter ATP-binding protein: MLEIQDIHKTFNPGTINEKVALNGVNLNLNPGDFVTIIGGNGAGKSTTLNAIAGLWPVDQGKIIVDGKDITKLPEHKRAGYLGRVFQDPMTGTAATMSIDENMAIAARRGMHRGLKWGITKQERETYKEKLAELDLGLEDRLTSKVGLLSGGQRQAVTLLMAALQNPKLLLLDEHTAALDPKTAAKVLKISDMIIQENHLTAMMVTHNMKDAIAHGNRLIMMHEGKIIYDVSGEEKKQLKVSDLLAKFEEVSGGEFANDRMMLN, encoded by the coding sequence ATGTTAGAAATTCAGGATATTCATAAAACTTTTAATCCGGGAACCATCAACGAAAAGGTGGCATTGAACGGAGTAAACTTAAATCTGAATCCGGGAGATTTCGTGACGATCATCGGAGGAAACGGAGCAGGAAAATCCACTACATTGAATGCGATCGCCGGACTCTGGCCGGTGGATCAGGGAAAGATCATCGTAGATGGAAAAGATATTACCAAGTTACCGGAACACAAACGTGCAGGTTATCTGGGGAGAGTGTTTCAGGACCCGATGACAGGAACCGCAGCAACCATGTCGATTGATGAAAATATGGCAATTGCTGCAAGAAGAGGAATGCACCGCGGACTGAAATGGGGCATTACCAAACAGGAACGTGAGACATATAAAGAAAAACTGGCAGAGTTGGATCTGGGACTGGAGGATCGTCTGACCAGTAAAGTGGGACTCCTTTCCGGAGGTCAGCGTCAGGCAGTTACTCTGTTGATGGCAGCGCTTCAGAATCCGAAGCTGCTGTTACTGGATGAACATACAGCGGCACTGGATCCGAAGACGGCTGCGAAGGTGCTGAAAATTTCTGACATGATCATTCAGGAAAATCATCTGACGGCCATGATGGTAACGCATAATATGAAAGATGCCATCGCACATGGAAATCGTCTGATTATGATGCATGAAGGAAAGATTATTTATGATGTTTCCGGGGAAGAAAAGAAACAGTTGAAAGTTTCTGATCTTCTGGCAAAATTTGAAGAAGTAAGCGGCGGAGAATTTGCAAACGACCGTATGATGCTGAACTGA
- a CDS encoding sensor histidine kinase, whose translation MSRNTYIQNGEWVIISRGKNKRVIRFHIQFLKSLRFRIALLAILAWLIPAGLLYFGILKSYEARAVSLRTAEIQNQCTILGNHLNTYHYLDDTSSEIINSELTQLTSIYNGRVMIVDQNLKIVKDTYDLDEGKTMIAEGVVRCLEGEASNSYDDKNCYIEVSAPIMNGESNQINGVILASVSTDTIADTVDILAVRGSAILGVGTLLVTVLALVISHYMMRPFRRMTKTLSEITDGYGEVTFQENVYKETQELAEALNRLLERLKVLDESRQEFVSNVSHELKTPLASMKVLADSLLTQEEVPNELYREFMQDITNEIERENVIITDLLSLVKLDRTTPDLNIMAVNVNSLLELILKRLKPIAADKNVEVVLESFRPVTAELDEVKITLAFTNLVENAIKYNHENGWVHVSLNADHKYFYVKVADSGIGIPEEDQQHVFERFYRVDKSHSREMGGTGLGLAIARNAVILHRGSIKVHSNPGEGTTFTVRIPLNYVV comes from the coding sequence GTGAGCCGAAATACGTACATACAAAATGGGGAGTGGGTTATTATTTCCAGGGGTAAAAATAAAAGAGTAATCAGATTTCATATACAGTTTTTAAAAAGTCTGCGTTTCCGTATCGCGCTTCTGGCCATTCTGGCATGGCTGATTCCGGCAGGACTCTTATATTTCGGAATCTTAAAGAGTTATGAGGCGCGTGCGGTTTCTCTGAGAACGGCTGAGATTCAGAATCAGTGTACGATTCTGGGCAACCATCTGAATACGTATCATTATCTGGATGATACATCTTCTGAGATCATTAATTCCGAATTAACGCAACTTACAAGTATATACAACGGCCGCGTTATGATCGTGGATCAGAATCTGAAGATCGTAAAAGATACTTATGATCTGGATGAGGGAAAAACGATGATCGCGGAGGGTGTTGTGCGCTGCCTGGAAGGCGAAGCGAGCAACTCCTATGATGACAAGAACTGCTATATTGAAGTGTCCGCGCCGATTATGAACGGAGAATCCAATCAAATCAACGGAGTGATCCTGGCCAGCGTATCGACGGATACGATCGCAGATACCGTGGATATTCTGGCGGTAAGAGGAAGTGCGATCCTTGGGGTGGGCACGCTTCTGGTGACGGTACTGGCGTTGGTGATCTCCCACTATATGATGCGTCCGTTCAGAAGGATGACAAAAACGCTGTCTGAGATTACGGATGGATACGGAGAAGTCACCTTCCAGGAAAATGTATACAAAGAGACGCAGGAACTGGCAGAGGCACTGAACCGTTTGTTGGAACGGCTGAAAGTTCTGGATGAATCCAGACAGGAATTTGTATCCAATGTGTCTCATGAGTTGAAGACCCCACTGGCATCCATGAAAGTTCTGGCAGATTCTCTGCTGACTCAGGAAGAGGTACCGAATGAACTTTACCGGGAATTTATGCAGGATATTACCAATGAGATCGAACGGGAAAATGTGATCATTACAGATCTGCTGTCCCTGGTTAAGCTGGATCGGACCACACCGGATCTGAATATTATGGCGGTCAATGTCAACAGTCTTCTGGAATTGATCCTGAAGCGGTTAAAACCCATTGCCGCAGATAAGAATGTAGAAGTCGTTCTGGAAAGCTTCCGTCCGGTGACGGCAGAATTGGATGAAGTAAAAATTACGCTTGCATTTACCAATCTGGTGGAAAATGCAATCAAATATAATCATGAAAACGGTTGGGTGCATGTGTCGCTGAATGCGGATCATAAATATTTTTATGTGAAAGTCGCAGATTCCGGAATCGGGATTCCGGAAGAAGATCAACAGCATGTGTTTGAACGGTTCTACCGTGTGGATAAATCTCATTCTAGAGAAATGGGAGGAACCGGACTGGGACTGGCCATTGCGAGAAATGCGGTCATTCTGCACCGTGGCTCCATTAAAGTACACAGTAATCCGGGAGAGGGTACCACATTTACGGTAAGAATTCCGCTGAACTATGTGGTGTAA
- a CDS encoding ABC transporter permease, with amino-acid sequence MAVYFSTLDPMALVRALPGNVAQGLIWGIMALGVYITFRILDFADLTVDGTLATGGAVAVVLIKGGMHPAMALIFSFLVGMAGGLATGLLHTLLGIPGILASILTQISLYSVNLGIMGKANQSIGIGQKNLVASLRYVTADDRMFFFAKLIIGCLILVAILYWLFGTEIGAAIRATGCNEQMARAQGINTNFTKVIALMISNGMVGLCGGIYAQYQGAADVNSGRGAIVIGLAAVIISEVIFGKLCAGRKMAFAFTLCAVYVGAILYYIAYTLVLWLKMPSDYMKLFSAVVVACFLAIPYLKAKYGNKRKAVR; translated from the coding sequence ATGGCAGTTTATTTTAGCACATTAGACCCTATGGCACTTGTGCGGGCACTACCGGGAAATGTGGCACAGGGACTGATCTGGGGAATCATGGCACTGGGGGTATACATTACCTTCCGAATTCTGGATTTCGCGGATTTGACCGTTGATGGAACACTGGCAACAGGAGGCGCTGTGGCGGTCGTGTTGATCAAAGGAGGAATGCACCCGGCAATGGCTCTGATCTTCTCTTTTCTGGTTGGAATGGCAGGTGGCCTGGCAACTGGACTTTTACATACGTTGCTTGGAATCCCCGGGATTCTGGCAAGTATCCTGACCCAGATTTCCCTGTATTCCGTGAATCTGGGAATTATGGGAAAAGCAAACCAGAGTATCGGAATCGGTCAGAAAAACCTGGTAGCATCACTTCGTTATGTAACCGCAGATGACAGAATGTTCTTCTTTGCAAAGCTGATCATCGGATGTCTGATCCTGGTGGCAATTTTGTACTGGCTCTTCGGTACGGAAATCGGGGCAGCAATCCGTGCGACAGGATGTAATGAGCAGATGGCAAGAGCTCAGGGCATCAATACCAATTTCACCAAAGTCATTGCGCTGATGATCTCCAACGGTATGGTTGGTCTGTGCGGTGGAATCTATGCACAGTATCAGGGGGCAGCCGATGTCAACTCCGGTCGTGGAGCCATTGTAATCGGTCTGGCAGCGGTAATTATCAGTGAAGTAATTTTCGGAAAACTGTGTGCAGGAAGAAAGATGGCATTTGCATTTACACTTTGTGCAGTTTATGTGGGAGCTATCCTGTATTATATTGCTTACACACTGGTGCTGTGGCTGAAGATGCCTTCAGATTATATGAAACTGTTCTCAGCAGTCGTTGTTGCATGTTTCCTTGCAATTCCATATCTGAAAGCAAAATATGGAAACAAGAGAAAGGCGGTGCGATAG
- a CDS encoding glycerate kinase family protein: MKVVVAIDSLKGSLSSMEAGQVIKDAVLSVKPDAKVVVRPLADGGEGTTDSLIEGFGGEKVDVEVTGPMGQKVSAYYGYLKEQNMAVLEMASAAGITLVPDQEKDPMKATTYGVGELILDAIEKGCREFIVGIGGSATNDGGIGMLRALGFEFYDENGECAGEGGQALAKVWKIDETEADPRLRECHFRVACDVNNPLCGTNGATYIYGPQKGVTEEMKPVLDAGMAHYAEVTGRDRKNQFKDTEGAGAAGGLGFAFLSYLDAELTPGIELILDAVGLEEEVKDADVVVTGEGRLDHQTAMGKAPVGVAKVGKKYGAKVVAFAGSVTKDATACNDAGIDAFFPIVRGITTLEEAMKPENAKENLAATVQQVFRLL; this comes from the coding sequence ATGAAAGTAGTGGTAGCGATCGACTCTCTGAAGGGAAGTCTGTCATCTATGGAAGCAGGACAGGTGATCAAAGATGCAGTGTTGTCGGTGAAGCCGGATGCGAAGGTGGTAGTAAGACCACTGGCAGACGGTGGCGAGGGCACAACAGATTCTCTGATCGAGGGATTTGGCGGAGAAAAAGTTGATGTGGAAGTGACAGGACCGATGGGACAGAAAGTTTCTGCTTATTACGGTTATCTGAAAGAACAGAATATGGCGGTTCTGGAGATGGCTTCTGCAGCGGGTATCACTCTGGTACCGGATCAGGAAAAAGATCCGATGAAAGCGACGACCTACGGTGTAGGCGAGCTGATTCTGGACGCGATCGAAAAAGGATGCAGAGAATTCATTGTTGGAATCGGCGGAAGTGCGACCAACGACGGTGGAATCGGAATGCTCCGCGCACTGGGATTTGAGTTTTATGACGAAAATGGAGAGTGTGCAGGGGAAGGCGGACAGGCACTGGCAAAAGTGTGGAAGATAGATGAGACAGAGGCGGATCCGAGACTTCGGGAATGTCATTTCCGTGTGGCATGTGATGTGAACAACCCTTTGTGCGGAACCAATGGAGCAACTTATATTTACGGACCGCAAAAAGGTGTGACAGAAGAGATGAAGCCGGTTCTGGATGCAGGAATGGCTCATTATGCGGAAGTAACCGGAAGAGATCGGAAGAATCAGTTTAAAGATACAGAAGGAGCCGGGGCAGCAGGAGGACTTGGCTTTGCATTCCTGAGTTATTTAGATGCGGAACTAACACCGGGAATCGAGCTGATCCTGGATGCGGTGGGGCTGGAAGAAGAAGTAAAAGATGCAGATGTAGTAGTGACAGGAGAAGGACGCCTGGATCATCAGACAGCCATGGGAAAAGCACCGGTTGGTGTAGCAAAAGTCGGAAAGAAATACGGAGCGAAAGTAGTTGCATTTGCCGGAAGTGTGACAAAGGATGCAACGGCATGCAACGATGCGGGAATCGATGCATTTTTCCCGATTGTTCGCGGAATTACGACGTTGGAAGAAGCCATGAAGCCGGAAAATGCAAAAGAAAATCTTGCAGCAACGGTGCAGCAGGTTTTCCGACTGCTGTAG
- a CDS encoding ABC transporter substrate-binding protein — protein MKLKKLFSVMAASAMVLSLAACGGSSDSKDSSDSASSDKQYNIGICQLVEHEALDAATQGFQDACEEKFGKDNVKFDVQNAQGEQAMCSTIINNFVSADVDLILANATLPLQTAAQATSTIPILGTSVTDYATALEIDDWQGATGINVSGTSDLAPIDEQADMLLELVPDVKKVGILYCSAEANSKYQAELFGEAMKKAGIDYEEYTAADSNEIQTVVQNAIESCDALYIPTDNTMASNTDIVKNLVIPAKIPVIAGEQGICAGCGIATLSISYYDLGYKTGEMAYEILANGGDITTMKVESAPKVTKMYNAEICEELGITVPDDYEAISAE, from the coding sequence ATGAAGTTAAAGAAATTATTTTCAGTGATGGCAGCATCCGCAATGGTGCTTTCACTTGCAGCATGTGGAGGATCTTCTGATTCCAAAGATTCTTCTGATTCAGCATCTTCTGATAAGCAGTACAACATCGGAATCTGCCAGTTGGTAGAGCATGAGGCTCTGGATGCAGCAACTCAGGGATTCCAGGATGCATGTGAAGAGAAATTCGGAAAAGATAACGTAAAGTTTGATGTACAGAATGCTCAGGGTGAGCAGGCAATGTGCAGCACCATCATTAACAATTTCGTATCCGCAGATGTGGATCTGATCCTGGCAAATGCTACACTGCCGCTTCAGACAGCAGCACAGGCTACATCCACCATTCCGATTCTGGGAACTTCTGTTACAGATTACGCAACAGCATTGGAAATCGATGACTGGCAGGGAGCAACCGGAATCAACGTTTCAGGAACCAGTGACCTGGCACCGATTGACGAGCAGGCAGATATGCTTCTGGAACTGGTACCGGATGTAAAGAAAGTCGGAATTTTATATTGTTCCGCAGAAGCTAACTCCAAATATCAGGCAGAGTTATTTGGGGAAGCCATGAAGAAGGCTGGAATTGATTACGAAGAATATACGGCAGCAGACTCCAATGAGATCCAGACTGTTGTTCAGAATGCAATAGAATCCTGTGATGCATTGTATATCCCAACCGATAATACAATGGCTTCCAATACAGATATCGTAAAGAATCTGGTGATTCCGGCAAAGATTCCGGTAATCGCAGGCGAGCAGGGAATTTGCGCAGGATGCGGAATTGCAACACTGTCCATCAGCTACTATGATCTTGGATACAAGACCGGTGAAATGGCATACGAAATTCTGGCAAACGGAGGAGATATCACAACTATGAAAGTTGAGAGCGCTCCGAAGGTGACAAAGATGTATAATGCAGAGATCTGTGAGGAACTTGGAATCACAGTACCGGATGATTACGAAGCAATTTCCGCAGAGTAA
- a CDS encoding ComEC/Rec2 family competence protein encodes MSKRPLCVLAAGFLLIQVFRLWQMEPEPEQALLRQLGEEGSTILCSGTVQRWEERGDGTLCYELISVSKDLTDLKDSMESIDSEDLVDSPASISDVANLDVILNDSNSNDFISKASDQKQISNKQLGLNWKLLVYDKESREHFPVGSRVQIQGTLRYFDRAVNPGMFDSRAFYRRKGIAAMFFAEKIEKVPERMQTSELSETLCRFRTAWKKMLYRGMDEKHAATVAAILLGEKSGMDPDVKEEFQLGGIGHILAISSLHMSLLGIGLYQFLRKRGLPFWSAGLVGSSFLGLYVLMVGIGVSTTRALVMYLVKIGAEITGRTYDGWTALFLAAAIVTGIQPLYFTDSGFWLSFGAISGILLWQEIGKNLLENRVNGITMWAGFTGVAVQIFLLPIQLFYQYEVSGYSILLNAVVIPLMPVLLGSALLGSLFLAGGSLPVTGKMVWGAGRGILKGTEVLLECYRRLCQITLKMPGARIVTGKPQIWKMAGYYLLVFLGVWIAIKRKGRRKQRRKREKRRGKTKLHRVPGKEKKSDGGRKKKIAGMTLAIMLAFLLLLLPESKKKGLEMVMLDVGQGDGIAIHFPDGKNLLVDGGSLDVEDLAKYRLEPYLKSRGISRLDYVFVTHGDQDHISGIVQMMERVDRGVKIENLVVPIRDVWEEQLEELVSLAKTKKIRVVEMKEEQILAFSGGTIRCLQPGEMEYPEPGNAASMVLQLSYGKFDLLLTGDVEGEGERMLTEKLASEKEKRVKQKEGQRENEERSGIGEIEVLKVAHHGSKNSTSEEFLSVVQPECALLSAGKKNRYGHPHEETINRLAEEGVTKFCTVEMGAIRIRTDGEKYQICGLCGQKETDIIGIKYTGHR; translated from the coding sequence TTGTCAAAAAGACCGCTTTGTGTCCTGGCGGCGGGCTTCCTTCTGATACAGGTGTTCCGGTTGTGGCAGATGGAACCTGAACCGGAACAGGCGCTTCTGCGTCAACTCGGGGAAGAAGGAAGTACGATCTTATGTAGCGGAACCGTTCAGCGCTGGGAAGAACGAGGGGATGGAACCCTCTGTTATGAACTGATATCTGTTTCGAAAGATTTGACCGATTTGAAAGATTCGATGGAGTCCATTGATTCGGAAGATTTGGTTGATTCACCTGCTTCGATTTCAGATGTAGCAAATCTTGATGTAATTCTTAATGATTCAAATTCTAATGATTTCATTTCAAAGGCTTCGGATCAGAAGCAAATATCCAACAAACAATTGGGTTTAAACTGGAAACTTCTGGTGTATGACAAAGAAAGCCGGGAACATTTTCCTGTGGGCAGCAGAGTGCAGATTCAGGGAACACTGCGATACTTTGACCGGGCAGTAAATCCGGGCATGTTTGATTCACGGGCATTTTACCGAAGGAAAGGGATTGCGGCAATGTTTTTTGCAGAGAAGATTGAAAAAGTGCCGGAAAGGATGCAGACAAGTGAACTCTCAGAAACACTTTGCAGATTTCGTACCGCATGGAAGAAAATGTTATACCGGGGGATGGATGAGAAACATGCGGCCACCGTCGCAGCCATACTTCTGGGCGAGAAAAGCGGAATGGATCCGGATGTAAAAGAAGAATTTCAACTGGGAGGAATCGGTCATATTCTTGCAATCTCCTCGTTACATATGTCTCTGCTTGGAATCGGATTGTATCAGTTTTTAAGAAAGAGAGGGCTTCCCTTTTGGAGTGCGGGACTGGTGGGCAGTTCTTTTCTGGGACTTTACGTGTTGATGGTTGGGATCGGAGTCTCGACGACCAGAGCGCTGGTGATGTATCTGGTGAAAATAGGAGCAGAGATCACGGGACGCACTTATGATGGCTGGACAGCGCTGTTTCTGGCGGCGGCAATTGTGACGGGAATACAGCCCTTATATTTTACAGACAGTGGATTTTGGCTGTCCTTCGGAGCGATTTCCGGGATATTGCTCTGGCAGGAGATTGGAAAGAATCTGCTGGAGAATCGGGTAAATGGAATTACGATGTGGGCCGGATTTACAGGAGTAGCGGTGCAGATTTTCCTATTACCCATTCAGCTTTTTTATCAGTATGAGGTGTCCGGTTACAGCATTTTACTGAATGCAGTCGTGATTCCACTGATGCCGGTATTGCTTGGAAGTGCGCTTCTGGGTTCTCTTTTTCTGGCAGGCGGTTCCTTGCCGGTCACAGGGAAAATGGTATGGGGAGCCGGAAGGGGCATTCTGAAAGGAACGGAAGTGCTTCTGGAGTGTTATCGGAGATTATGTCAGATTACGTTGAAGATGCCGGGAGCAAGAATCGTGACAGGAAAACCGCAAATCTGGAAAATGGCAGGATATTACTTGCTGGTTTTTCTAGGTGTGTGGATCGCCATAAAGAGAAAAGGCAGAAGGAAGCAGAGAAGAAAAAGAGAGAAAAGAAGAGGTAAAACGAAGCTACACAGGGTTCCGGGAAAAGAGAAAAAAAGCGACGGAGGAAGGAAAAAGAAAATAGCGGGAATGACGCTTGCCATAATGCTGGCTTTTCTTTTACTTCTTTTGCCTGAAAGCAAGAAGAAAGGTCTGGAGATGGTGATGCTGGATGTGGGACAGGGGGATGGAATTGCCATCCATTTTCCGGATGGAAAGAACCTGTTGGTGGACGGAGGAAGTCTGGATGTGGAAGATCTGGCAAAATACAGGCTGGAACCCTATCTGAAAAGTCGAGGAATCAGCAGACTGGACTATGTCTTTGTGACGCACGGGGATCAGGATCACATCAGTGGAATTGTTCAGATGATGGAAAGAGTGGATCGGGGGGTGAAAATAGAAAATCTCGTGGTTCCGATACGAGATGTGTGGGAGGAACAACTGGAAGAACTGGTGTCGCTGGCGAAAACGAAAAAGATTCGGGTAGTGGAGATGAAGGAAGAACAGATCCTGGCGTTTTCAGGTGGAACGATCCGTTGTTTGCAGCCGGGAGAAATGGAATATCCGGAACCGGGAAATGCGGCATCGATGGTTTTGCAACTGTCATATGGAAAATTTGATCTGTTGCTGACCGGCGATGTGGAAGGGGAGGGAGAGCGTATGCTGACGGAAAAACTGGCATCGGAAAAAGAAAAGAGAGTGAAGCAAAAGGAAGGACAGAGAGAGAATGAAGAAAGGAGTGGAATCGGAGAAATCGAGGTGCTGAAAGTTGCTCATCATGGTTCGAAAAACTCCACCTCCGAAGAATTTCTTTCTGTGGTTCAGCCGGAATGTGCGCTCCTGTCCGCAGGAAAGAAAAACCGGTATGGGCATCCTCACGAAGAAACCATAAACCGGCTGGCGGAAGAAGGCGTGACGAAGTTCTGTACCGTAGAAATGGGGGCGATCCGAATCAGAACGGATGGAGAAAAGTATCAGATCTGTGGCTTGTGCGGGCAGAAGGAAACCGATATAATAGGAATCAAATATACAGGACATCGTTGA
- a CDS encoding CdaR family transcriptional regulator: MEITKELAAQIVTAIYEVVKRDINFIDPDGRIIGSSDQKRIGDFHQAGAYAAKEKKRMIVDEEHPFEGARPGINYPIFLENQVLGVIGITGDPKELDAYGFLITKITEVFLKEQKLNEELLSKDRALQYLIQSLIHGDLKDPERMKDLMEEFGIDETQKRQVLRLKIRQRGMEPVLRFFFREKKIQLSLYNYPREWVAILTEKEWKRLEFPSFLRQHPESVFAGIGEPESLYQLQKSYENARTASQRGERMNQEFCSFEEISAEMILESVKTERKRRYAEQILGKLKEKEKELLQIYFRNNQSLKETAEELGIHRNTLQYQLDQIAGKCGKNPREFQEAFQLQLALLCEDSSND; encoded by the coding sequence ATGGAGATTACGAAAGAACTGGCAGCGCAGATCGTGACAGCGATCTATGAGGTAGTTAAAAGAGATATTAATTTTATTGATCCGGACGGAAGGATCATCGGAAGCAGTGACCAGAAAAGAATCGGGGATTTTCACCAGGCCGGAGCCTATGCGGCGAAAGAAAAGAAACGAATGATCGTGGATGAGGAGCATCCGTTTGAGGGAGCAAGACCGGGAATTAATTATCCGATTTTTCTGGAAAATCAGGTATTGGGTGTGATCGGAATTACAGGAGATCCGAAAGAACTGGATGCTTATGGATTTCTGATTACGAAGATCACGGAAGTCTTTCTGAAAGAACAGAAATTAAATGAAGAGTTACTGTCAAAAGACCGGGCACTGCAATATCTGATTCAGTCGCTGATTCATGGAGACTTAAAGGATCCGGAGCGAATGAAAGATCTGATGGAAGAATTTGGAATCGACGAAACACAAAAACGGCAGGTACTTCGACTCAAGATCCGTCAGAGAGGAATGGAACCGGTACTGAGATTTTTCTTCCGGGAGAAGAAAATACAACTGTCGCTATACAACTATCCAAGGGAATGGGTGGCGATTCTGACCGAAAAGGAATGGAAACGACTGGAATTTCCTTCTTTTCTGAGACAGCATCCGGAGAGTGTGTTTGCGGGAATCGGAGAACCGGAATCCTTATATCAACTCCAGAAATCCTATGAAAATGCAAGGACAGCCAGTCAGAGGGGAGAAAGGATGAATCAGGAGTTCTGCAGTTTTGAAGAGATTTCAGCAGAAATGATTCTGGAAAGTGTGAAAACCGAACGGAAGAGGCGGTATGCGGAACAGATTCTGGGGAAACTGAAGGAAAAAGAAAAAGAACTGCTCCAGATTTACTTCCGGAACAATCAGTCCCTGAAGGAAACCGCAGAGGAATTGGGGATTCACAGAAATACCCTGCAATATCAGTTGGATCAGATTGCAGGGAAATGTGGAAAAAATCCAAGAGAGTTTCAGGAAGCATTTCAATTACAGTTGGCATTATTATGTGAAGATAGTTCGAATGACTAA
- a CDS encoding GerMN domain-containing protein has product MWKNIWKKRKWPKQIFLTCIMLSLLMATATGCSRLPILSQKDKTCLYYVNPEKTGLVEEEYDLQGSTALEQAKQILTELKQTPDKEKMQPSIPKGVEVKDVKLSGKKLTVDLSEEYLKLDTIQSVLLRAAVVESIVQVSGIRMVGFTVGKEPIQDENGDAIGYLNQDNFVQNSGSALHSYQDATLKLYFSNETGDALKEETVTVKYSSNVSMEKLIVEQILKGPSQSGEYPTLNPDTKVLGVTVKEGICYVNLDENFLNVTYDVTPEVAIYSLVNSLIEGTDASKVQISVNGETKVSYMDSLDLSEPLKMNGNLVQ; this is encoded by the coding sequence GTGTGGAAAAATATCTGGAAAAAAAGAAAATGGCCAAAACAGATCTTTCTGACCTGTATCATGCTCAGTCTGTTGATGGCAACGGCTACCGGATGCAGCAGACTGCCGATTCTTTCACAGAAAGACAAGACCTGTCTTTATTATGTGAATCCGGAGAAGACCGGACTGGTGGAAGAAGAGTATGACCTGCAGGGAAGTACGGCTTTAGAGCAGGCAAAGCAGATTTTGACGGAATTAAAACAGACACCGGATAAAGAAAAAATGCAACCGTCAATTCCGAAAGGGGTTGAGGTGAAAGATGTAAAACTGTCCGGGAAAAAGCTGACAGTGGATCTGAGTGAAGAGTATCTGAAACTGGATACGATCCAGAGTGTCCTGCTTCGGGCGGCTGTGGTGGAATCCATTGTACAGGTTTCGGGAATCCGTATGGTGGGATTTACAGTGGGAAAAGAACCGATTCAGGATGAAAACGGAGATGCCATCGGTTATCTGAATCAGGATAATTTTGTGCAGAACAGTGGATCCGCACTTCACTCCTATCAGGATGCGACCCTGAAACTTTATTTTTCAAACGAAACGGGAGATGCGCTGAAAGAGGAAACAGTGACCGTGAAATACAGCAGTAATGTGTCGATGGAAAAGCTGATTGTGGAACAGATTCTGAAAGGGCCGTCGCAAAGCGGAGAGTACCCGACGCTCAATCCGGATACCAAAGTTCTGGGAGTTACGGTCAAAGAGGGAATCTGTTATGTGAATCTGGATGAAAATTTTCTGAATGTAACCTATGACGTGACACCGGAAGTGGCGATCTATTCTCTGGTGAATTCACTGATTGAGGGAACGGATGCGTCGAAAGTACAGATTTCTGTAAACGGTGAAACGAAAGTCTCTTATATGGATTCACTGGACCTTTCGGAGCCGCTGAAAATGAATGGGAATCTGGTACAATAA